Proteins found in one Pontibacter sp. SGAir0037 genomic segment:
- a CDS encoding DUF4834 family protein: MIKFIFTTLVIIFLIRLVAPFLFRWLLGMFVKKSMRNGTFFYGNINNQQQRQQEQNSQRAGNGNVKIDYIPDQSKNKGFDGGEYVDYEEVK; encoded by the coding sequence ATGATCAAATTCATATTCACGACATTAGTTATTATTTTTTTAATTCGTTTAGTCGCACCTTTTCTGTTTCGGTGGTTATTAGGAATGTTTGTGAAGAAGAGTATGCGCAACGGCACCTTTTTCTATGGTAACATAAACAACCAGCAACAGCGCCAGCAGGAGCAAAACAGCCAGCGAGCCGGCAATGGCAATGTAAAGATTGACTATATACCTGATCAGTCTAAAAACAAAGGCTTTGATGGCGGCGAATATGTGGATTATGAAGAAGTGAAGTAG